In the Engystomops pustulosus chromosome 2, aEngPut4.maternal, whole genome shotgun sequence genome, one interval contains:
- the SERPINE3 gene encoding serpin E3 isoform X1 has translation MYTSKCPGKGDPQGITSRGRHTTAQSDWFPAVHTYSMSPVLFWFLLYSCCLCQGHCRLYDRLRELNTEFAVKLYQTIVTTENRTNLVISPSSVAASLGLLQFGAQGSTFTQIEKALGYNVYDKTVESFMKMMHNELTNSGQDTSIHLACALFVQAGTPISTQFTEHAIQWANSSLQLTNFSESNRTTHLINQWVNRNTGGGVDALVPSGDFSSAFMQIALASTMYFKSKWKTRFSFTDTQTLPFISTDGSVVKVPMMHQTADINYGQFETPSFEKFTVVELPYLGNTVSMFVVRPTDRNTPLSSIESNLTSKSIAVWANSMKRTKMDIFLPRFKLECYSDLKRALPGLGVSDLFDPRKADFKGISEQRNLYISQAIHKAEIEVEEGGTRGSGVTGMALLKRSRMPVFKADSPFIFFLRSAASGPVLFIGRVTNPLL, from the exons GACTGGttcccggctgtacatacatactCCATGTCTCCAGTTTTGTTCTGGTTCCTCCTGTATTCATGTTGCCTCTGCCAGGGACACTGCCGCCTTTATGACCGACTCAGGGAGCTAAACACAGAGTTTGCAGTGAAGTTATACCAGACAATAGTGACCACAGAGAACAGAACAAACCTAGTTATCTCCCCGAGCAGTGTGGCCGCCTCCTTAGGGCTACTTCAATTCGGAGCTCAAGGCAGCACCTTCACTCAGATAGAAAAGGCTTTGGGCTACAATGTATATG ATAAAACAGTGGAGAGCTTTATGAAAATGATGCACAATGAACTTACCAACTCCGGCCAGGACACGTCCATCCATTTGGCATGTGCCTTGTTTGTCCAAGCAGGGACTCCAATTTCCACCCAATTTACAGAACATGCTATACAATGGGCAAACAGCAGCCTTCAGCTGACCAACTTCTCTGAGTCTAACAGGACGACTCACCTCATAAATCAATGGgttaacaggaacacaggag gtGGAGTAGATGCACTGGTGCCTAGTGGAGATTTTTCCTCTGCTTTCATGCAGATCGCATTAGCAAGCACAATGTATTTCAAAAGCAAATGGAAAACAAGATTCTCTTTCACAGACACCCAGACATTGCCTTTTATCAGTACAGACGGATCTGTGGTTAAAGTTCCCATGATGCATCAAACTGCAGATATAAATTACG GTCAGTTTGAAACTCCATCCTTTGAAAAGTTTACAGTAGTGGAGCTGCCCTATCTCGGGAATACAGTCAGTATGTTTGTGGTACGGCCCACGGATAGGAACACACCATTATCCTCCATCGAGTCTAACCTGACATCGAAGAGCATTGCCGTGTGGGCCAACTCTATGAAAAGAACTAAAATGGACATCTTTTTGCCCAG ATTTAAACTAGAATGTTACAGCGATTTAAAGAGGGCGTTACCAGGCCTGGGGGTCTCCGATCTATTTGATCCAAGGAAAGCAGATTTCAAAGGGATTTCAG AACAAAGAAATCTTTACATTTCTCAAGCAATTCACAAGGCAGAGATTGAAGTGGAAGAAGGTGGGACAAGAGGCTCGGGAGTAACCG GGATGGCGCTCTTGAAAAGATCCCGAATGCCTGTCTTCAAAGCAGACAGCCCATTTATCTTTTTCCTGAGATCAGCTGCTTCAG GACCTGTGCTGTTCATTGGAAGAGTCACCAATCCTTTACTCTGA
- the SERPINE3 gene encoding serpin E3 isoform X2 has product MYTSKCPGKGDPQGITSRGRHTTAQSDWFPAVHTYSMSPVLFWFLLYSCCLCQGHCRLYDRLRELNTEFAVKLYQTIVTTENRTNLVISPSSVAASLGLLQFGAQGSTFTQIEKALGYNVYDKTVESFMKMMHNELTNSGQDTSIHLACALFVQAGTPISTQFTEHAIQWANSSLQLTNFSESNRTTHLINQWVNRNTGDTQTLPFISTDGSVVKVPMMHQTADINYGQFETPSFEKFTVVELPYLGNTVSMFVVRPTDRNTPLSSIESNLTSKSIAVWANSMKRTKMDIFLPRFKLECYSDLKRALPGLGVSDLFDPRKADFKGISEQRNLYISQAIHKAEIEVEEGGTRGSGVTGMALLKRSRMPVFKADSPFIFFLRSAASGPVLFIGRVTNPLL; this is encoded by the exons GACTGGttcccggctgtacatacatactCCATGTCTCCAGTTTTGTTCTGGTTCCTCCTGTATTCATGTTGCCTCTGCCAGGGACACTGCCGCCTTTATGACCGACTCAGGGAGCTAAACACAGAGTTTGCAGTGAAGTTATACCAGACAATAGTGACCACAGAGAACAGAACAAACCTAGTTATCTCCCCGAGCAGTGTGGCCGCCTCCTTAGGGCTACTTCAATTCGGAGCTCAAGGCAGCACCTTCACTCAGATAGAAAAGGCTTTGGGCTACAATGTATATG ATAAAACAGTGGAGAGCTTTATGAAAATGATGCACAATGAACTTACCAACTCCGGCCAGGACACGTCCATCCATTTGGCATGTGCCTTGTTTGTCCAAGCAGGGACTCCAATTTCCACCCAATTTACAGAACATGCTATACAATGGGCAAACAGCAGCCTTCAGCTGACCAACTTCTCTGAGTCTAACAGGACGACTCACCTCATAAATCAATGGgttaacaggaacacaggag ACACCCAGACATTGCCTTTTATCAGTACAGACGGATCTGTGGTTAAAGTTCCCATGATGCATCAAACTGCAGATATAAATTACG GTCAGTTTGAAACTCCATCCTTTGAAAAGTTTACAGTAGTGGAGCTGCCCTATCTCGGGAATACAGTCAGTATGTTTGTGGTACGGCCCACGGATAGGAACACACCATTATCCTCCATCGAGTCTAACCTGACATCGAAGAGCATTGCCGTGTGGGCCAACTCTATGAAAAGAACTAAAATGGACATCTTTTTGCCCAG ATTTAAACTAGAATGTTACAGCGATTTAAAGAGGGCGTTACCAGGCCTGGGGGTCTCCGATCTATTTGATCCAAGGAAAGCAGATTTCAAAGGGATTTCAG AACAAAGAAATCTTTACATTTCTCAAGCAATTCACAAGGCAGAGATTGAAGTGGAAGAAGGTGGGACAAGAGGCTCGGGAGTAACCG GGATGGCGCTCTTGAAAAGATCCCGAATGCCTGTCTTCAAAGCAGACAGCCCATTTATCTTTTTCCTGAGATCAGCTGCTTCAG GACCTGTGCTGTTCATTGGAAGAGTCACCAATCCTTTACTCTGA